In Rhineura floridana isolate rRhiFlo1 chromosome 1, rRhiFlo1.hap2, whole genome shotgun sequence, the following proteins share a genomic window:
- the SMIM27 gene encoding small integral membrane protein 27: protein MARVSRSTLEWIYSLMLLAVVLISWGYVIYATQIAAKWQLREDYPAQTEFVRHCEDIPTSHADV from the exons ATGGCGCGAGTCAGCCGGTCGACGCTGGAGTGGATATATTCGCTG ATGCTCCTCGCTGTTGTATTGATTTCATGGGGATACGTCATTTATGCCACACAAATAGCAGCCAAATGGCAGCTGAGAGAGGATTACCCAGCACAAACAGAATTTGTGAGACATTGCGAAGACATACCCACGAGTCACGCAGACGTTTGA
- the LOC133387351 gene encoding E3 ubiquitin-protein ligase Topors-like isoform X1: protein MLRIALGIPLIALAGSLSSPFLRVSRPKVSAILAKVYIGTHSSPPLWLHGKLHIVGTMEMNEPQEWTGTGRSIRTSVTSVMDDFTPDHFSPRPGTNKLHQTMPVDASPDSKCPICLDKFENMAHLDHCWHKFCFRCVQEWSKNKAECPLCKQPFHSIVHSRRSEDDFKVYTVRPSNTDYFANPDGRRFRYRTTLTRERRASVYPRRSSSFRRTVSPPDNGILFEGLSGQTMRQRNAEMHQMLRRLASRRQASLEGRSMRQIQEQEIINFRRALYRSGTRVRSIEDGGRYRDISAEFFRRNPACLHRLVPWLKRELTVLFGAHGSLINIVQHIIMSNVTRYDLESQAFADDLKPFLLHRTVHFLHEFISFARCPFNIEAYDQHANYDCPAPSYEEGSRSDSSIITISPDEAQEPEHHAFTDDIGQAPWDDETPGPSYSSSEQVHAAISTTLDTSESSDGEPSANPAELQAQLPAQVEMNGDSCDSSDNCVIVGYVKPLAERTPELVELSSDSEESADGEKSEDVKKVQPIQYHSFSDTDASGYASPFSIGSRDGSTSYKTNVSLSSKRKSKRSEDNSKTRESATQSWLQSSPTKRDGDDDYSLSKRRKSESYAQRSCSREGHGLKSKRKHRSMEKGKRKRDSSRHKRRKDKKKSRTRDKSLSRKSQTLSLSSESIESRDLSRSRSHSHEYSKSRSKSKDRDYYIRDSYVRDGKYKWECTIYSRNTARDGYESLYRRRTQARAQYSRQSATPDYRMQSFSERTNTRNQRGLRESRYYYYERRRSRSRSSSRSRTPPRGHDRVRYEKPSGKRKYKTHHLESAHGGIEEASSTKEGSVLELPLPKHKGFYKKAGSLSDRQPEAESQHKKRKKMSRSPSVEIIYEGKATDMTRHHKKKRKRERKPHKSHMGSFPYSSPVVITIDSDSDKDTEIQENTECDSSISWSPTIQQNEREVESPSSLLETRDCNYDRVDELESMDKDSSVTTTMKVVDETPNAALQPQGTASGHTPSLTDIGTSFGTGNQLSNVETESVNQLPAIRMPLLLRISRKLIEHSCKLDSPEQKV from the exons ATGCTCAGGATTGCCTTAGGAATACCATTGATTGCGCTTGCCGGTAGTCTTTCTTCTCCGTTTTTGCGCGTATCCAGGCCAAAGGTGAGCGCCATCTTGGCAAAGGTTTATATAGGGACccattcctctcctcccctttggcTGCATGGAAAGCTTCACATCGTTGGAACTATGGAGATGAATGAGCCGCAAGAGTGGACTGGAACTGGACGATCGATCCGAACG AGTGTGACATCGGTGATGGATGACTTCACACCTGATCACTTTTCACCCAGACCTGGCACAAACAAGCTGCATCAGACAATGCCAGTGGATGCGTCTCCAGACTCTAAATGCCCAATCTGCCTGGACAAATTTGAAAACATGGCCCACTTGGACCATTGCTGGCATAAATTCTGTTTTCGTTGTGTGCAGGAGTGGTccaaaaacaaagcagaatgcCCACTCTGTAAACAGCCTTTTCACTCCATTGTGCACAGTAGGAGATCTGAAGATGACTTTAAAGTGTATACAGTAAGGCCTTCAAACACTGACTATTTTGCTAATCCTGATGGGAGGAGATTCCGTTACCGGACAACTTTAACACGGGAACGCCGTGCATCAGTTTATCCCCGAAGAAGTTCCTCCTTTCGAAGGACAGTGTCTCCTCCAGATAATGGAATCTTGTTTGAAGGACTGTCAGGTCAAACAATGAGGCAGAGAAATGCAGAAATGCATCAAATGCTCAGACGTCTAGCTTCGAGACGACAGGCTAGCTTAGAGGGCAGATCTATGCGACAAATTCAAGAACAGGAGATAATTAACTTCCGAAGAGCTCTGTATCGTTCTGGTACACGCGTTAGAAGCATTGAAGATGGAGGACGCTATAGAGACATATCAGCTGAATTTTTTCGCAGGAATCCTGCCTGCCTCCATAGGCTAGTTCCATGGCTAAAGCGTGAGCTCACTGTCCTGTTTGGTGCTCATGGGTCTCTGATCAACATTGTACAGCATATCATCATGAGTAATGTGACTAGATACGATCTGGAGAGCCAGGCATTTGCAGATGACTTAAAACCTTTCTTACTCCACCGCACGGTACACTTTTTGCATGAGTTCATTAGCTTTGCCAGATGCCCTTTTAACATAGAAGCATATGATCAGCACGCAAATTACGATTGTCCTGCTCCATCATATGAAGAAGGAAGTCGGTCTGATTCCTCCATCATTACAATCTCTCCAGATGAGGCTCAAGAACCAGAACATCATGCTTTCACAGATGATATTGGCCAGGCACCTTGGGATGATGAGACACCTGGACCATCTTACTCCAGCTCAGAGCAGGTTCATGCTGCCATATCTACTACTTTGGACACTTCAGAAAGCTCTGATGGGGAGCCTTCTGCTAACCCAGCTGAATTGCAGGCTCAGTTACCAGCTCAGGTGGAGATGAATGGTGACAGTTGTGATTCCTCTGATAACTGTGTTATTGTTGGCTATGTAAAACCATTAGCAGAGAGAACACCTGAACTAGTGGAGCTATCTTCAGACTCGGAGGAATCAGCTGATGGTGAGAAAAGTGAAGATGTGAAGAAAGTGCAGCCTATCCAGTATCACAGTTTTAGTGATACTGATGCTAGTGGGTATGCATCACCGTTCTCCATTGGATCTAGAGATGGTAGTACCAGTTATAAAACTAATGTGTCCCTATCAAGTAAAAGAAAATCCAAAAGGAGTGAGGACAATAGTAAAACAAGAGAATCTGCTACCCAGTCTTGGTTACAAAGCTCACCTACAAAAAGAGATGGTGATGATGACTACAGTTTATCCAAAAGAAGGAAATCTGAATCTTATGCACAACGTTCTTGCAGCagagaggggcatggcctgaAAAGTAAGAGGAAGCATCGTAGTatggaaaaaggaaaaaggaaaagagacTCTAGCAGACATAAGCGTAGGAAGGACAAAAAGAAGTCAAGAACCCGAGACAAGAGTCTGTCTCGAAAGAGCCAAACTCTCTCTCTGAGTAGTGAGAGTATTGAATCTAGAGATTTAAGCAGATCGAGATCCCACAGCCATGAGTACAGCAAAAGTAGATCAAAGAGTAAAGATAGGGATTATTACATAAGAGACAGTTATGTAAGAGACGGCAAATACAAATGGGAGTGCACTATTTACAGCAGAAATACAGCCCGAGATGGGTATGAATCATTGTATAGGAGACGGACTCAGGCCAGAGCTCAGTATTCAAGGCAATCTGCTACCCCAGACTACAGAATGCAGTCATTTTCTGAACGGACAAATACTCGAAATCAAAGAGGTCTTAGAGAGAGCAGATATTACTACTATGAAAGACGCAGATCGAGAAGTCGATCCAGCAGCAGATCGAGGACTCCTCCTAGGGGGCATGATAGAGTGCGATATGAGAAACCCAGTGGGAAAAGGAAGTATAAAACCCATCACCTGGAGAGTGCACATGGAGGCATTGAAGAAGCCTCTTCTACAAAGGAAGGAAGTGTCCTTGAACTACCTTTGCCAAAGCACAAGGGCTTTTATAAAAAGGCAGGAAGCCTTTCAGACAGGCAacctgaggctgagagtcagcacaaaaagaggaaaaaaatgtcAAGAAGTCCAAGTGTGGAGATTATTTATGAAGGGAAAGCCACCGACATGacaagacatcataaaaagaaaagaaaaagagagaggaaaccaCACAAAAGCCACATGGGATCCTTTCCATATTCTTCTCCAGTTGTAATTACAATTGACAGTGACAGTGATAAAGACACTGAAATCCAGGAGAATACTGAGTGTGATAGTAGCATTTCCTGGAGTCCTACAATTCAACAAAATGAGAGAGAAGTAGAGTCTCCTTCATCGCTCTTGGAAACCAGAGACTGTAACTATGACAGAGTTGATGAATTGGAAAGTATGGACAAGGACAGCAGTGTTACCACAACAATGAAAGTGGTAGATGAGACTCCAAATGCAGCCCTGCAGCCTCAAGGAACAGCCAGTGGACATACACCTTCTTTGACAGACATTGGTACTTCATTTGGCACAGGAAATCAGCTTAGTAATGTGGAAACTGAATCTGTCAACCAATTGCCAGCCATCAGAATGCCTTTACTATTAAGGATCTCAAGGAAGCTTATTGAACATTCATGTAAATTGGACTCACCAGAGCAAAAGGTTTAA
- the LOC133387351 gene encoding E3 ubiquitin-protein ligase Topors-like isoform X2: protein MSCVSGSAGAGQQSQKQPSLLLSPRRCHCTAGLMGDPRELRSRTVGANGHRRQRSKPSVTSVMDDFTPDHFSPRPGTNKLHQTMPVDASPDSKCPICLDKFENMAHLDHCWHKFCFRCVQEWSKNKAECPLCKQPFHSIVHSRRSEDDFKVYTVRPSNTDYFANPDGRRFRYRTTLTRERRASVYPRRSSSFRRTVSPPDNGILFEGLSGQTMRQRNAEMHQMLRRLASRRQASLEGRSMRQIQEQEIINFRRALYRSGTRVRSIEDGGRYRDISAEFFRRNPACLHRLVPWLKRELTVLFGAHGSLINIVQHIIMSNVTRYDLESQAFADDLKPFLLHRTVHFLHEFISFARCPFNIEAYDQHANYDCPAPSYEEGSRSDSSIITISPDEAQEPEHHAFTDDIGQAPWDDETPGPSYSSSEQVHAAISTTLDTSESSDGEPSANPAELQAQLPAQVEMNGDSCDSSDNCVIVGYVKPLAERTPELVELSSDSEESADGEKSEDVKKVQPIQYHSFSDTDASGYASPFSIGSRDGSTSYKTNVSLSSKRKSKRSEDNSKTRESATQSWLQSSPTKRDGDDDYSLSKRRKSESYAQRSCSREGHGLKSKRKHRSMEKGKRKRDSSRHKRRKDKKKSRTRDKSLSRKSQTLSLSSESIESRDLSRSRSHSHEYSKSRSKSKDRDYYIRDSYVRDGKYKWECTIYSRNTARDGYESLYRRRTQARAQYSRQSATPDYRMQSFSERTNTRNQRGLRESRYYYYERRRSRSRSSSRSRTPPRGHDRVRYEKPSGKRKYKTHHLESAHGGIEEASSTKEGSVLELPLPKHKGFYKKAGSLSDRQPEAESQHKKRKKMSRSPSVEIIYEGKATDMTRHHKKKRKRERKPHKSHMGSFPYSSPVVITIDSDSDKDTEIQENTECDSSISWSPTIQQNEREVESPSSLLETRDCNYDRVDELESMDKDSSVTTTMKVVDETPNAALQPQGTASGHTPSLTDIGTSFGTGNQLSNVETESVNQLPAIRMPLLLRISRKLIEHSCKLDSPEQKV from the exons ATGAGTTGTGTATCCGGTTCGGCAGGGGCAGGGCAACAGTCACAGAAACAGCCCTCGCTGCTGCTGTCACCCCGTCGGTGTCATTGTACGGCTGGCCTCATGGGTGACCCGCGGGAGCTGCGTAGCCGAACCGTTGGGGCCAACGGGCACCGGCGCCAGCGTTCTAAACCG AGTGTGACATCGGTGATGGATGACTTCACACCTGATCACTTTTCACCCAGACCTGGCACAAACAAGCTGCATCAGACAATGCCAGTGGATGCGTCTCCAGACTCTAAATGCCCAATCTGCCTGGACAAATTTGAAAACATGGCCCACTTGGACCATTGCTGGCATAAATTCTGTTTTCGTTGTGTGCAGGAGTGGTccaaaaacaaagcagaatgcCCACTCTGTAAACAGCCTTTTCACTCCATTGTGCACAGTAGGAGATCTGAAGATGACTTTAAAGTGTATACAGTAAGGCCTTCAAACACTGACTATTTTGCTAATCCTGATGGGAGGAGATTCCGTTACCGGACAACTTTAACACGGGAACGCCGTGCATCAGTTTATCCCCGAAGAAGTTCCTCCTTTCGAAGGACAGTGTCTCCTCCAGATAATGGAATCTTGTTTGAAGGACTGTCAGGTCAAACAATGAGGCAGAGAAATGCAGAAATGCATCAAATGCTCAGACGTCTAGCTTCGAGACGACAGGCTAGCTTAGAGGGCAGATCTATGCGACAAATTCAAGAACAGGAGATAATTAACTTCCGAAGAGCTCTGTATCGTTCTGGTACACGCGTTAGAAGCATTGAAGATGGAGGACGCTATAGAGACATATCAGCTGAATTTTTTCGCAGGAATCCTGCCTGCCTCCATAGGCTAGTTCCATGGCTAAAGCGTGAGCTCACTGTCCTGTTTGGTGCTCATGGGTCTCTGATCAACATTGTACAGCATATCATCATGAGTAATGTGACTAGATACGATCTGGAGAGCCAGGCATTTGCAGATGACTTAAAACCTTTCTTACTCCACCGCACGGTACACTTTTTGCATGAGTTCATTAGCTTTGCCAGATGCCCTTTTAACATAGAAGCATATGATCAGCACGCAAATTACGATTGTCCTGCTCCATCATATGAAGAAGGAAGTCGGTCTGATTCCTCCATCATTACAATCTCTCCAGATGAGGCTCAAGAACCAGAACATCATGCTTTCACAGATGATATTGGCCAGGCACCTTGGGATGATGAGACACCTGGACCATCTTACTCCAGCTCAGAGCAGGTTCATGCTGCCATATCTACTACTTTGGACACTTCAGAAAGCTCTGATGGGGAGCCTTCTGCTAACCCAGCTGAATTGCAGGCTCAGTTACCAGCTCAGGTGGAGATGAATGGTGACAGTTGTGATTCCTCTGATAACTGTGTTATTGTTGGCTATGTAAAACCATTAGCAGAGAGAACACCTGAACTAGTGGAGCTATCTTCAGACTCGGAGGAATCAGCTGATGGTGAGAAAAGTGAAGATGTGAAGAAAGTGCAGCCTATCCAGTATCACAGTTTTAGTGATACTGATGCTAGTGGGTATGCATCACCGTTCTCCATTGGATCTAGAGATGGTAGTACCAGTTATAAAACTAATGTGTCCCTATCAAGTAAAAGAAAATCCAAAAGGAGTGAGGACAATAGTAAAACAAGAGAATCTGCTACCCAGTCTTGGTTACAAAGCTCACCTACAAAAAGAGATGGTGATGATGACTACAGTTTATCCAAAAGAAGGAAATCTGAATCTTATGCACAACGTTCTTGCAGCagagaggggcatggcctgaAAAGTAAGAGGAAGCATCGTAGTatggaaaaaggaaaaaggaaaagagacTCTAGCAGACATAAGCGTAGGAAGGACAAAAAGAAGTCAAGAACCCGAGACAAGAGTCTGTCTCGAAAGAGCCAAACTCTCTCTCTGAGTAGTGAGAGTATTGAATCTAGAGATTTAAGCAGATCGAGATCCCACAGCCATGAGTACAGCAAAAGTAGATCAAAGAGTAAAGATAGGGATTATTACATAAGAGACAGTTATGTAAGAGACGGCAAATACAAATGGGAGTGCACTATTTACAGCAGAAATACAGCCCGAGATGGGTATGAATCATTGTATAGGAGACGGACTCAGGCCAGAGCTCAGTATTCAAGGCAATCTGCTACCCCAGACTACAGAATGCAGTCATTTTCTGAACGGACAAATACTCGAAATCAAAGAGGTCTTAGAGAGAGCAGATATTACTACTATGAAAGACGCAGATCGAGAAGTCGATCCAGCAGCAGATCGAGGACTCCTCCTAGGGGGCATGATAGAGTGCGATATGAGAAACCCAGTGGGAAAAGGAAGTATAAAACCCATCACCTGGAGAGTGCACATGGAGGCATTGAAGAAGCCTCTTCTACAAAGGAAGGAAGTGTCCTTGAACTACCTTTGCCAAAGCACAAGGGCTTTTATAAAAAGGCAGGAAGCCTTTCAGACAGGCAacctgaggctgagagtcagcacaaaaagaggaaaaaaatgtcAAGAAGTCCAAGTGTGGAGATTATTTATGAAGGGAAAGCCACCGACATGacaagacatcataaaaagaaaagaaaaagagagaggaaaccaCACAAAAGCCACATGGGATCCTTTCCATATTCTTCTCCAGTTGTAATTACAATTGACAGTGACAGTGATAAAGACACTGAAATCCAGGAGAATACTGAGTGTGATAGTAGCATTTCCTGGAGTCCTACAATTCAACAAAATGAGAGAGAAGTAGAGTCTCCTTCATCGCTCTTGGAAACCAGAGACTGTAACTATGACAGAGTTGATGAATTGGAAAGTATGGACAAGGACAGCAGTGTTACCACAACAATGAAAGTGGTAGATGAGACTCCAAATGCAGCCCTGCAGCCTCAAGGAACAGCCAGTGGACATACACCTTCTTTGACAGACATTGGTACTTCATTTGGCACAGGAAATCAGCTTAGTAATGTGGAAACTGAATCTGTCAACCAATTGCCAGCCATCAGAATGCCTTTACTATTAAGGATCTCAAGGAAGCTTATTGAACATTCATGTAAATTGGACTCACCAGAGCAAAAGGTTTAA